In the Corynebacterium suedekumii genome, one interval contains:
- a CDS encoding HNH endonuclease family protein, whose product MKRLAAALGILLALLVIGAASLRVDAPLTAVLPAAPSAPVTTAPPATTPPVLSALAIKGRAPMTGYARENFGQAWSDDVRVDGGRNGCDTRNDILRRDLIDPVIRPGTHGCLVESGLLPDPYSGERIEFVRGNDRVHIDHVVPLADAWAKGAQAWDDETRRDFANDPRNLQATAADLNRQKGAGDAATWQPPNKDHRCAYARQQIEVKAAYGLWITRAEHTALARELSRCR is encoded by the coding sequence ATGAAACGACTGGCCGCCGCCCTGGGCATCCTCCTGGCACTGCTGGTGATCGGCGCCGCCTCCCTGCGTGTCGACGCCCCACTCACCGCCGTCCTCCCCGCCGCACCCTCCGCCCCGGTCACCACCGCACCACCGGCCACGACCCCGCCCGTCCTCTCCGCCCTCGCGATCAAGGGCCGCGCCCCCATGACCGGCTACGCCCGAGAGAACTTCGGCCAGGCCTGGAGTGACGACGTCCGGGTCGACGGGGGACGCAACGGCTGCGACACCCGCAACGACATCCTCCGCCGCGACCTCATCGACCCGGTCATCCGCCCCGGAACCCACGGCTGCCTCGTCGAATCCGGCCTGCTGCCGGACCCGTACTCCGGCGAGAGGATCGAGTTCGTCCGCGGCAACGACCGGGTCCACATCGACCACGTTGTCCCGCTGGCCGACGCCTGGGCCAAAGGCGCCCAGGCCTGGGACGACGAGACGCGCCGCGACTTCGCCAACGACCCCCGCAACCTCCAGGCCACCGCTGCCGACCTCAACCGGCAGAAGGGGGCCGGCGACGCCGCCACCTGGCAACCACCCAACAAGGACCACCGCTGCGCCTACGCCCGGCAGCAGATCGAGGTCAAGGCCGCCTACGGCCTGTGGATCACCCGCGCCGAACACACCGCCCTGGCCCGCGAGCTCAGCCGCTGCCGCTGA
- a CDS encoding DoxX family protein gives MSDRNQNPDRANTPDNDGIDVPTYRNDQTTPTGGSTPTGSSPASPARNAQQDPTPTAGRDDATTQFPRGTAGSAGTTGAAGATGAAGAGGDVYNRAGRAAPQEIPAEPRQARPEPRTDARTEYLQDSPRDNYQDQDFAPTGSRETVSFDRNANYSEPAYQDTTYAEPAPVAAPVVEEEHVVTETTVPDHRRGTIDFGLLIIRLLLGIWLILEAVGTFFRLGGNEGISGLESEYANYLAPGGLAIIVPSLQLAAGVFLVLGLITPLFAMVATIVTAFTALHALTGSGAGLNVFAWSEGVWLSVILFGISLALQFTGPGLYSFDYGRSWARRPLVSSWIFILLAIAGAVALWWFGAGVNPLS, from the coding sequence ATGAGCGACCGAAACCAGAATCCGGACCGGGCCAACACCCCGGACAACGACGGCATCGACGTACCCACCTACCGCAACGACCAGACCACCCCCACCGGTGGATCCACCCCCACCGGGTCGTCCCCGGCGTCACCGGCACGGAACGCCCAGCAGGACCCCACCCCGACCGCTGGACGGGACGACGCCACCACCCAGTTCCCCCGCGGCACCGCTGGTTCTGCTGGCACCACGGGTGCCGCCGGTGCCACGGGTGCCGCCGGAGCCGGCGGGGACGTCTACAACCGCGCCGGTCGCGCCGCCCCGCAGGAGATCCCGGCAGAACCCCGCCAGGCCCGGCCCGAGCCGCGCACTGATGCCCGCACCGAGTACCTGCAGGACAGCCCCCGCGACAACTACCAGGACCAGGATTTCGCTCCCACCGGTAGCCGGGAGACCGTCTCCTTCGACCGCAACGCCAACTACAGCGAGCCGGCTTACCAGGACACCACCTACGCCGAGCCCGCCCCGGTCGCGGCCCCGGTGGTCGAGGAGGAGCACGTGGTCACCGAGACCACCGTGCCCGACCACCGCCGCGGCACCATCGACTTCGGCCTGCTGATCATCCGACTGCTCCTGGGCATCTGGCTCATCCTCGAGGCCGTGGGCACCTTCTTCCGCCTCGGCGGGAACGAGGGCATCTCCGGACTGGAGTCCGAGTACGCCAACTACCTGGCACCGGGCGGCCTGGCCATCATCGTGCCGTCGCTGCAGCTGGCGGCCGGTGTGTTCCTCGTCCTCGGCCTGATCACGCCGCTGTTTGCGATGGTGGCGACCATCGTCACCGCCTTCACCGCGCTGCACGCCCTCACCGGCAGTGGCGCCGGCCTCAACGTCTTCGCCTGGTCCGAGGGGGTGTGGCTCTCGGTCATCCTGTTCGGCATCTCCCTGGCGCTGCAGTTCACCGGCCCGGGCCTGTACTCCTTCGACTACGGCCGCAGCTGGGCCCGTCGCCCGCTGGTCAGCTCCTGGATCTTCATCCTCCTGGCCATCGCCGGCGCCGTCGCCCTGTGGTGGTTCGGCGCAGGCGTCAACCCCCTGAGCTAG
- a CDS encoding glycosyltransferase family 87 protein, whose translation MNSPDLRQPPATLSHAVILRMVAVLGCVAGVGVTGRQMLITDFPVDMIIYREGVLAFLEGREMYAVPMYAGDLALPFIYPPFGALALVPLSVGEWLTHDLAGDLMIMLSSALVLACLWFVLRAATGARVDRDSLLALTTVTWAGMMLIEPVWLNAGFAQVNIVIMGLVILDLVPRKRFLPQGTLIGIAAAIKISPLAMLLFFLLRRDLKAILTAVVSALAATGIAALIRWDATVEFFSSVLLGMGTESEFGVDSAYQSNSSLKGMIMRWYLTPESLDAHSTQANVIWLVLSLATIILGGWFMIALMRRDMLVDAALVNAVIMLLISPVSWSHHWVWLTLLLPVVAWRCATTLGAPVFLSAWVILWTALVLHEPPKWWYGDSIEVHALTFTEKLLVSDFVWLAIVLLIAWAVALRGVPRATPAAIAA comes from the coding sequence GTGAATTCCCCGGATCTCCGTCAACCGCCCGCGACACTCTCCCACGCCGTCATCCTCCGGATGGTGGCTGTGCTGGGATGTGTCGCGGGCGTCGGCGTCACCGGCCGCCAGATGCTCATCACCGACTTCCCCGTCGACATGATCATCTACCGCGAAGGCGTCCTGGCTTTCCTCGAGGGCCGCGAGATGTACGCCGTGCCCATGTACGCCGGCGACCTCGCTCTGCCGTTCATCTACCCACCCTTCGGGGCCCTGGCCCTCGTGCCGCTCTCGGTCGGTGAGTGGCTCACCCACGACCTGGCCGGCGACCTCATGATCATGCTGTCCTCCGCCCTCGTGCTCGCCTGCCTGTGGTTCGTCCTCCGGGCCGCGACGGGCGCCCGCGTCGACCGGGACTCCCTGCTGGCCCTGACGACTGTCACCTGGGCCGGCATGATGCTCATCGAGCCGGTGTGGCTCAACGCCGGTTTCGCGCAGGTCAACATCGTCATCATGGGGCTGGTCATCCTCGACCTCGTCCCCCGGAAACGCTTCCTCCCGCAGGGCACCCTCATCGGAATCGCCGCCGCCATCAAGATCTCCCCGCTGGCCATGCTGCTGTTCTTCCTGCTGCGCAGGGACCTCAAGGCGATCCTCACCGCCGTCGTGTCCGCCCTCGCGGCCACCGGCATCGCCGCCCTGATCCGCTGGGACGCCACCGTCGAGTTCTTCAGTTCGGTCCTGCTCGGCATGGGCACCGAATCCGAGTTCGGCGTCGACAGCGCCTACCAGTCCAACAGCTCCCTCAAGGGCATGATCATGCGCTGGTACCTCACCCCCGAATCCCTCGACGCACACAGCACCCAGGCCAACGTCATCTGGCTCGTCCTGTCCCTGGCCACCATCATCCTCGGCGGCTGGTTCATGATCGCGCTCATGCGCCGCGACATGCTTGTCGACGCCGCCCTGGTCAACGCCGTCATCATGCTCCTGATCTCCCCCGTCTCCTGGTCCCATCACTGGGTGTGGCTCACCCTCCTGCTGCCGGTCGTCGCCTGGCGCTGCGCCACCACCCTCGGGGCCCCGGTGTTCCTCAGCGCCTGGGTCATCCTCTGGACCGCCCTGGTCCTCCACGAGCCCCCGAAGTGGTGGTACGGCGACAGCATCGAGGTCCACGCCCTCACCTTCACCGAGAAGCTGCTGGTCTCTGACTTCGTGTGGCTTGCCATCGTGCTGCTCATCGCCTGGGCTGTGGCGCTGCGCGGGGTCCCTCGGGCGACGCCTGCGGCGATCGCGGCGTGA
- the ilvD gene encoding dihydroxy-acid dehydratase, whose amino-acid sequence MIPLRSRVTTVGRNASGARALWRATGTKEHEFGKPIVAIVNSYTQFVPGHVHLKNVGDIVADAVQAAGGVPKEFNTIAVDDGIAMGHSGMLYSLPSREIIADSVEYMVNAHTADAMVCISNCDKITPGMLNAALRLNIPAIFVSGGPMEAGKAVVIDGVANAPTDLITAISASANEAISDADLTTLEESACPTCGSCSGMFTANSMNCLTEALGLSLPGNGTTLATHTARRDLFTKAGEMIVDMCQRYYGEEDESVLPRNVATKQAFHNAMALDMAMGGSTNTILHTLAAAQEGEIDFTLHDIEEISHKVPCLSKVAPNGTYHIEDVHRAGGIPAILGELRRAGLINEDVHTVAYDTVDGWLNDWDIRGGKAIEAAEELFYAAPGGVRTTEPFSQSNRWSSLDTDAANGCIHDVMNAHSVDGGLVVLRGNLAPDGAVLKSAGVEEELWTFTGPARVVDSQEEAVSTILKREVQPGEVVVIRYEGPAGGPGMQEMLHPTSFLKGAGLGKKCALITDGRFSGGTSGLSVGHISPEAAHGGLIGLIENGDPITIDVHTRRLSLDISDEEIERRRQEMESRDKPWTPLHRDRHVSTALRAYAKMATSADKGAVRQVD is encoded by the coding sequence GTGATCCCGCTTCGTTCACGCGTCACCACCGTCGGCCGCAACGCCTCCGGAGCTCGTGCCCTGTGGCGGGCCACCGGCACCAAGGAGCACGAGTTCGGCAAACCGATCGTCGCCATCGTCAACTCCTACACCCAGTTCGTGCCCGGCCACGTGCACCTGAAGAACGTCGGTGACATCGTCGCCGACGCCGTCCAGGCCGCCGGCGGCGTGCCCAAGGAGTTCAACACCATCGCCGTCGACGACGGTATCGCCATGGGGCACTCCGGCATGCTCTACTCCCTGCCCAGCCGCGAGATCATCGCCGACTCCGTGGAGTACATGGTCAACGCCCACACCGCGGACGCCATGGTGTGCATCTCCAACTGCGACAAGATCACCCCCGGCATGCTCAACGCCGCCCTGCGCCTCAACATCCCCGCGATCTTCGTCTCCGGTGGCCCGATGGAGGCCGGTAAGGCCGTGGTCATCGACGGGGTGGCCAACGCCCCCACCGACCTCATCACCGCCATCTCCGCCTCCGCGAACGAGGCCATCTCCGACGCCGACCTGACCACCCTCGAGGAATCCGCCTGCCCGACCTGCGGTTCCTGCTCCGGCATGTTCACCGCCAACTCGATGAACTGCCTCACCGAGGCCCTCGGTCTCTCCCTGCCCGGCAACGGCACCACCCTGGCCACCCACACCGCCCGCCGCGACCTGTTCACCAAGGCCGGCGAGATGATCGTGGACATGTGCCAGCGCTACTACGGCGAGGAGGACGAGTCCGTCCTGCCGCGCAACGTGGCCACCAAGCAGGCGTTCCACAACGCGATGGCACTCGACATGGCCATGGGCGGGTCGACCAACACGATCCTGCACACCCTCGCCGCCGCGCAGGAAGGCGAGATCGATTTCACCCTCCACGACATCGAGGAGATCTCCCACAAGGTCCCCTGCCTGTCCAAGGTCGCCCCCAACGGCACGTACCACATCGAGGACGTCCACCGGGCCGGCGGCATCCCCGCCATCCTCGGTGAGCTGCGCCGCGCCGGCCTGATCAACGAGGACGTCCACACTGTCGCCTACGACACCGTCGACGGCTGGCTCAACGACTGGGACATCCGCGGCGGCAAGGCCATCGAGGCCGCCGAGGAGCTGTTCTACGCCGCCCCGGGTGGTGTGCGCACCACCGAGCCGTTCTCCCAGTCCAACCGCTGGTCCTCCCTGGACACCGACGCCGCCAACGGCTGCATCCATGACGTCATGAACGCCCACAGCGTCGACGGTGGCCTCGTGGTCCTGCGCGGCAACCTCGCCCCGGACGGCGCGGTCCTCAAGTCCGCCGGCGTCGAGGAGGAGCTGTGGACCTTCACCGGCCCGGCACGGGTCGTCGACAGCCAGGAGGAGGCCGTCTCCACCATCCTCAAGCGCGAGGTCCAGCCCGGCGAGGTCGTGGTCATCCGTTACGAAGGCCCTGCCGGTGGCCCCGGCATGCAGGAGATGCTCCACCCCACCTCCTTCCTCAAGGGCGCCGGCCTGGGCAAGAAGTGCGCCCTGATCACCGACGGCCGTTTCTCCGGCGGCACCTCCGGGCTCTCGGTCGGACACATCTCCCCCGAGGCCGCCCACGGTGGACTCATCGGACTCATCGAGAACGGTGACCCCATCACCATCGACGTCCACACCCGCCGCCTGAGTCTGGACATCTCAGACGAGGAGATCGAGCGCCGCCGACAGGAGATGGAGTCCCGGGACAAGCCGTGGACCCCGCTCCACCGCGACCGCCACGTCTCCACGGCCCTGCGCGCGTACGCCAAGATGGCCACCTCGGCGGATAAGGGCGCGGTCCGCCAGGTCGACTAA
- a CDS encoding PH domain-containing protein, translating into MSSDTGTPAQRPASVHFRPERTNILAALLMIAIAALVVGSAPLYLFWVFLIPLVFIYWIVRARTVVGEKGIEVIYAFRPGRSIAWDDLAGVGFKGARALATTNDGKQYVMPGVSFNSLPKLAEASRGRIPDVLTAGRKAADEKVVIINRDGEEIMLTKEEYAARKRQTNDDINYSPRSNQ; encoded by the coding sequence ATGAGTTCTGACACCGGCACCCCTGCTCAGCGACCCGCATCCGTGCATTTCAGGCCTGAACGGACCAACATTCTCGCGGCGCTGCTCATGATCGCCATCGCCGCCCTGGTCGTCGGCTCCGCCCCGCTGTACCTGTTCTGGGTGTTCCTCATCCCGCTGGTCTTCATCTACTGGATCGTCCGGGCCCGCACCGTTGTCGGCGAGAAGGGCATCGAGGTGATCTACGCCTTCCGGCCGGGCCGCTCCATCGCCTGGGACGACCTGGCCGGGGTGGGGTTCAAGGGCGCCCGCGCCCTGGCGACCACGAACGACGGCAAGCAGTACGTCATGCCGGGTGTCTCCTTCAACTCCCTGCCGAAGCTGGCCGAGGCTTCCCGCGGCCGGATCCCGGACGTGCTCACCGCCGGCCGGAAGGCCGCCGACGAGAAGGTGGTCATCATCAACCGGGACGGTGAGGAGATCATGCTCACCAAGGAGGAGTACGCTGCTCGAAAGCGTCAGACCAACGACGACATCAACTACTCTCCGAGGAGCAACCAGTGA
- a CDS encoding mechanosensitive ion channel family protein produces MPVSYMLTRIWQWVADQGLSLAILLVIALLVPRIGRFAQRWINREIEESGDADESKTRLALVGVSIYIAQVIVFFVLLVFFLQVLGFSLAGAAIPATVASAAVGFGAQSIIADFLAGFFILTEKQFGVGDWVRFEGNGIEVEGTVIQVTMRATRIRTLRQETVIIPNSTARVCINSSNYWSRAVVIMPVPLLGSDNPQEAIDRSEAATRRALDRPDVAAELLGDLDVHPAVSVSPPATVGMPWTVDMRFMVQVRAGSQWLVERAIRTAILDEFWDEYGSATTTSGEVKDTVTTKAFTTAPLIDVPVSPTPHESRTDEASTPPPGFADAEGRDPAVVDRGLQGDEPDRVGGPPRHAQDPDAPPDPDDPDATSGPSTVFRSEESGSAWHRFASLGGRVRASTTYLFAALFLLLLLKGLTLETSEAWEGQDGVLAPPPRPTEETAPAEPSTPPETEVVPEPTWEPTPTPSPQPTPDTGQTPATPGTPAPGAPGVTEQPGPSPATPTAPAGTPTNTAPAPATPEGEITNPLN; encoded by the coding sequence ATGCCCGTGTCGTACATGCTCACCCGAATCTGGCAGTGGGTCGCCGACCAGGGACTGTCCCTGGCGATCCTGCTTGTCATCGCCCTGCTGGTCCCCCGCATCGGCCGGTTCGCGCAACGCTGGATCAACCGGGAGATCGAGGAGTCCGGCGACGCCGACGAGTCGAAGACCCGGCTGGCCCTGGTCGGCGTGTCCATCTACATCGCCCAGGTCATCGTCTTCTTCGTCCTGCTGGTGTTCTTCCTCCAGGTGCTCGGTTTCTCCCTGGCGGGCGCGGCGATCCCCGCGACCGTCGCCTCCGCGGCCGTCGGTTTCGGCGCCCAGTCCATCATCGCGGACTTCCTCGCCGGCTTCTTCATCCTCACCGAGAAACAGTTCGGCGTCGGCGACTGGGTGCGGTTCGAGGGCAACGGCATCGAGGTCGAGGGCACCGTCATCCAGGTGACCATGCGCGCCACCCGCATCCGCACCCTGCGCCAGGAGACGGTCATCATCCCGAACTCCACGGCGCGGGTGTGCATCAACTCCTCCAACTACTGGTCCCGCGCCGTCGTCATCATGCCGGTCCCCCTGCTCGGTTCCGACAATCCGCAGGAGGCCATCGACCGTTCCGAGGCCGCCACCCGCCGCGCCCTCGACCGCCCCGACGTCGCCGCCGAACTCCTCGGGGACCTCGACGTCCACCCAGCGGTGTCCGTCAGTCCGCCCGCCACCGTGGGCATGCCGTGGACCGTGGACATGCGCTTCATGGTCCAGGTCCGCGCCGGTTCCCAGTGGCTGGTCGAACGCGCCATCCGCACCGCCATCCTCGACGAGTTCTGGGACGAGTACGGCTCCGCCACGACCACCTCCGGCGAGGTGAAGGACACCGTCACCACGAAGGCGTTCACCACCGCCCCGCTTATCGACGTCCCCGTGTCCCCTACACCGCACGAATCCCGCACCGACGAGGCGTCCACCCCGCCCCCGGGCTTCGCCGACGCCGAGGGCCGCGACCCGGCGGTCGTCGACCGGGGCCTGCAGGGCGACGAGCCCGACCGTGTCGGCGGCCCACCCCGGCACGCCCAGGATCCGGATGCGCCGCCGGACCCGGATGATCCCGACGCCACTTCCGGTCCGTCAACGGTGTTCCGTTCCGAGGAGTCCGGCTCCGCCTGGCACCGCTTCGCCTCCCTCGGCGGCCGGGTCCGCGCGTCGACGACCTATCTCTTCGCCGCCCTGTTCCTCCTCCTGCTGCTCAAGGGCCTGACCCTGGAGACCAGCGAGGCCTGGGAGGGCCAGGACGGGGTCCTCGCTCCCCCGCCGCGCCCCACCGAGGAGACCGCCCCGGCGGAGCCGTCCACGCCGCCGGAGACCGAGGTCGTCCCCGAGCCGACCTGGGAGCCGACGCCGACGCCCTCCCCACAACCGACTCCGGACACCGGGCAGACCCCCGCCACCCCGGGAACCCCGGCTCCGGGTGCGCCGGGTGTGACCGAGCAGCCCGGTCCGTCCCCGGCCACGCCGACCGCTCCGGCTGGGACCCCGACGAACACCGCGCCGGCGCCCGCCACCCCGGAGGGGGAGATCACCAACCCCCTGAACTAG
- a CDS encoding acetolactate synthase large subunit, translated as MTGAQAIVRTLEELGTDIVFGLPGGAILPLYDPLYSSTKLRHVLVRHEQGAGHAATGYAQVTGKVGVCIATSGPGATNLVTPLADANLDSVPMVAITGQVGRGLLGTDAFQEADIRGVTMPITKHNFMVTDPNEIPKAIAEAFHLAVSGRPGPVLVDVPKDIQNAELDFVWPPKIDLPGYKPVTTPHSRQISQAVQLIAQAERPVLYIGGGVIKADANKELLEFAEYTGIPVVTTLMALGAFPHSHPLNMGMPGMHGTVPAVGAMQRSDLLIAIGTRFDDRVTGDVASFAPEAKIIHADIDPAEIGKIREVEVPIVGDAREVLSALARTYRSAKNIEPPAIGPWIEYLDDLKERFPRGYDEQTDGMISPQFVIETLSRIAGPETIYVAGVGQHQMWAAQFVDFENPRTWLNSGGLGTMGYSVPAAMGAKAGQPDTEVWAIDGDGCFQMTNQELTTAAVEGFPIKVALINNGNLGMVRQWQTLFYEGRYSNTKLREQGEYVPDFVGLSEALGCVAIRVTRAEDVAPAIEKARSINDRPVVIDFIVGEDAQVWPMIAGGASNSEIQYALGLRPFFDGDESAAEEPADIDEAVDESAEQAPDQAEQKEN; from the coding sequence ATGACCGGCGCCCAGGCGATCGTCCGCACCCTCGAGGAGCTCGGGACCGACATCGTCTTCGGCCTGCCCGGTGGCGCCATCCTCCCCCTGTACGACCCGCTCTACTCGTCGACCAAGCTGCGCCACGTCCTCGTGCGCCATGAGCAGGGCGCCGGCCACGCCGCGACCGGCTACGCCCAGGTCACCGGCAAGGTCGGCGTGTGCATCGCCACCTCCGGCCCCGGTGCCACCAACCTGGTCACCCCGCTGGCCGACGCGAACCTGGACTCCGTGCCCATGGTGGCCATCACCGGCCAGGTCGGCCGTGGTCTGCTGGGCACCGACGCCTTCCAGGAGGCCGACATCCGCGGCGTGACCATGCCGATCACCAAACACAACTTCATGGTCACCGACCCGAACGAGATCCCGAAGGCCATCGCCGAGGCCTTCCACCTGGCCGTCTCCGGCCGCCCGGGCCCGGTCCTCGTCGACGTGCCCAAGGACATCCAGAACGCGGAGCTCGACTTCGTGTGGCCGCCGAAGATCGACCTGCCCGGGTACAAGCCGGTGACCACCCCGCACTCCCGCCAGATCTCCCAGGCCGTCCAGCTCATCGCGCAGGCCGAGCGCCCCGTCCTCTACATCGGCGGTGGTGTGATCAAGGCCGACGCGAACAAGGAGCTGCTGGAGTTCGCCGAGTACACCGGCATCCCCGTGGTCACCACCCTCATGGCCCTCGGCGCGTTCCCGCACTCGCACCCGCTGAACATGGGCATGCCGGGCATGCACGGCACCGTCCCCGCGGTCGGTGCCATGCAGCGCTCCGACCTGCTCATCGCTATCGGCACGCGTTTCGACGACCGCGTCACCGGCGACGTCGCCTCCTTCGCCCCCGAGGCGAAGATCATCCACGCCGACATCGACCCCGCCGAGATCGGCAAGATCCGCGAGGTCGAGGTCCCCATCGTCGGCGACGCGCGCGAGGTCCTCTCCGCCCTGGCCCGGACCTACCGGTCCGCCAAGAACATCGAGCCGCCGGCCATCGGCCCGTGGATCGAGTACCTCGACGACCTCAAGGAGCGCTTCCCCCGCGGCTACGACGAGCAGACCGACGGGATGATCTCCCCGCAGTTCGTCATCGAGACGCTGTCCCGCATCGCCGGGCCGGAGACCATCTACGTCGCCGGCGTCGGCCAGCACCAGATGTGGGCAGCCCAGTTCGTCGACTTCGAGAACCCGCGCACCTGGCTCAACTCCGGCGGCCTGGGCACCATGGGCTACTCCGTGCCCGCCGCCATGGGCGCCAAGGCCGGCCAGCCCGACACCGAGGTGTGGGCCATCGACGGTGACGGTTGCTTCCAGATGACCAACCAGGAACTGACCACCGCCGCCGTCGAGGGCTTCCCCATCAAGGTGGCCCTGATCAACAACGGCAACCTCGGCATGGTCCGCCAGTGGCAGACCCTGTTCTACGAGGGCCGCTACTCCAACACCAAGCTGCGCGAGCAGGGCGAGTACGTCCCCGACTTCGTCGGCCTGTCCGAGGCACTCGGCTGCGTGGCCATCCGTGTCACCCGCGCCGAGGACGTCGCCCCGGCGATCGAGAAGGCCCGGTCCATCAACGACCGCCCCGTGGTCATCGACTTCATCGTCGGCGAGGACGCCCAGGTGTGGCCGATGATCGCCGGTGGCGCCTCCAACTCGGAGATCCAGTACGCCCTCGGGCTGCGCCCGTTCTTCGACGGTGACGAGTCCGCCGCCGAGGAGCCCGCCGACATCGACGAAGCCGTCGACGAGTCCGCCGAGCAGGCCCCCGACCAGGCCGAGCAGAAGGAGAACTAA
- the ilvN gene encoding acetolactate synthase small subunit: MASTDITRHTLSVLVQNTDGIISRVVALFTRRGYSLVSIVSADTDTPGINRITIVVDADELVIEQITKQLNKIIPVLKVVRLEDETTIARAIMLVKVNADNLNRPQVVDAANIFRARVVDVAQESVVIEATGTPGKLKALLAVLEPFGIRELIQSGQIALNRGPKTMAPSK, translated from the coding sequence ATGGCGTCCACCGACATCACCCGCCACACCCTCAGTGTCCTGGTGCAGAACACCGACGGCATCATCTCGCGCGTCGTGGCCCTGTTCACCCGCCGCGGCTACAGCCTCGTCTCCATCGTCTCCGCGGACACCGATACCCCCGGCATCAACCGCATCACCATCGTGGTCGACGCCGACGAGCTGGTCATCGAGCAGATCACCAAGCAGCTCAACAAGATCATCCCCGTGCTCAAGGTCGTCCGTCTCGAGGACGAGACCACCATCGCCCGCGCGATCATGCTGGTCAAGGTCAACGCCGACAACCTCAACCGCCCGCAGGTCGTCGACGCCGCCAACATCTTCCGCGCCCGCGTGGTCGACGTCGCCCAGGAGTCCGTGGTCATCGAGGCCACCGGCACCCCGGGCAAGCTCAAGGCGCTGCTGGCCGTCCTCGAACCCTTCGGCATCCGGGAGCTGATCCAGTCGGGTCAGATCGCCCTCAACCGTGGTCCCAAGACCATGGCGCCGTCCAAGTAG
- the ilvC gene encoding ketol-acid reductoisomerase — MAIETFYDDDADLGLIQGRKVAIIGYGSQGHAHSQNLRDSGVEVVIGLREGSKSAEKAQEAGFEVKTNADAAAWADVIMLLAPDTSQKEIFENDIEPNLKDGDALLFGHGLNIHFDLIKPADNVLVGMVAPKGPGHLVRRQFVDGKGVPCLIAVDQDPKGNGQDLLLSYAAAIGGARAGVIPTTFEAETVTDLFGEQAVLCGGTEELVKTGFEVLVEAGYEPEMAYFECLHELKLIVDLMFEGGIANMNYSVSDTAEFGGYLSGPRVIDADTKKRMKDILTDIQDGTFTKRLIANVEGGNKELEGLRDKYAKHQIEETGTKLRDLMSWVKNPLDATA, encoded by the coding sequence ATGGCTATCGAAACCTTCTACGACGACGACGCTGATCTGGGTCTGATCCAGGGCCGCAAGGTCGCCATCATCGGCTACGGCTCCCAGGGCCACGCCCACTCCCAGAACCTGCGTGACTCCGGTGTGGAGGTCGTCATCGGCCTGCGCGAGGGCTCCAAGTCCGCCGAGAAGGCGCAGGAGGCCGGCTTCGAGGTCAAGACCAATGCCGACGCCGCCGCCTGGGCCGACGTCATCATGCTGCTCGCTCCGGACACCTCCCAGAAGGAGATCTTCGAGAACGACATCGAGCCCAACCTCAAGGACGGCGACGCACTCCTGTTCGGCCACGGCCTGAACATCCACTTCGACCTGATCAAGCCGGCCGACAACGTCCTCGTCGGCATGGTCGCCCCGAAGGGCCCGGGCCACCTGGTCCGCCGCCAGTTCGTCGACGGCAAGGGCGTTCCCTGCCTCATCGCCGTGGACCAGGACCCGAAGGGCAACGGCCAGGACCTGCTCCTGTCCTACGCCGCCGCCATCGGTGGCGCCCGCGCCGGCGTCATCCCCACCACCTTCGAGGCCGAGACCGTCACCGACCTGTTCGGTGAGCAGGCCGTGCTCTGCGGCGGCACCGAGGAACTGGTCAAGACCGGTTTCGAGGTCCTCGTCGAGGCCGGTTACGAGCCCGAGATGGCCTACTTCGAGTGCCTCCACGAGCTCAAGCTCATCGTTGACCTCATGTTCGAGGGTGGCATCGCCAACATGAACTATTCGGTCTCCGACACCGCCGAGTTCGGTGGCTACCTCTCCGGCCCGCGCGTCATCGACGCCGACACGAAGAAGCGCATGAAGGACATCCTCACCGACATCCAGGACGGCACCTTCACCAAGCGCCTCATCGCCAACGTCGAGGGCGGCAACAAGGAGCTCGAGGGCCTGCGCGACAAGTACGCCAAGCACCAGATCGAGGAGACCGGCACCAAGCTGCGCGATCTCATGAGCTGGGTGAAGAACCCGCTCGACGCCACCGCATAA